CTGGTTAAAACTTTCAGTTAAGGATAAAAAAGTCAATAAGGAGGAATTAAAAAACTCATCCAAACATGCCGTTAATTTCATAAATTTGTTGTATTATGAGAATATGTTGATGTGGGGGTGTCAACGAGTTAAGCTAAAGTCGAGCTTGTAATTTTAAAGGAGTGTCTTTTCATTTTTCACACCCTTTAAGATATATTATTTTCTAAATTGTAcatttcataatttttttttaaaatattttctcAAGAGTGAATTACATGAATCGTCCCTGTGATTCGCATTGATTTCATAAATGCCATCAAGGGTCGCATATGGTTCTCATGGTACGATTTTTGTAACAAAGATGGTCCTTAATAGCTAACGTCATAAAATTTTCCAGTTAAGTTTGTGtaaaatgactaaactaccctctattaaaaaaagaaaatgaatATATAAATTGAATATAACAAGATATTGTTCTTGTTGCATCTAGTGAGACCTCAAATCACTGATCTGTCAAGATTTGTCGGCGGTAATTAGAATATTTAATtaactaataaataataaactaaccAAGCCCGAGCCAAGCTCAAGCTTGAAAAATTCTTCACAacagctcgagctttagaaacaGAGCTCTAAACGAACTTTCCAGAGTTTGAGACCGACTCTTGGTATGGTTTGTGACAGAACCCTTTCAAAACTAGCACATAACATAACCATTACTGTACAGTCCGCTTATACGCTCAAGCAAACTTTTGGTACCGTACCATGATGCTCGGGTTTAATACCTAACATCAAATGGCTTAAGGCATATCGAGTGCAATCACAGGTTCAGATAAGTTGAATAATCACACACTTACGGGCTCAGTTCGCAGGCGTTAATTTTGAAACCAACCGGATTTACATTAGTCTCCGGGGCCTAAATAAAAGACATGGTCTTTACTCTTTTGTCTTTACATAAATATTCATGCTTTAAGTCTAAAACATAATCTAAGTACTGTAAATATGAACTTCAAATACATCATCATCCGGTGTGTTGGAACTGAAACGAGTTTTCATATGGTGATTTCGTTATCTGGATGTGGGGATCGGTTGGCTGTTGGTTAGCCTGCCAGTAATCTTGGGAACTAAGATGTGAACCATGATGAACCGTATGCAACTCGTGTTGAGCCATGGTGGGACCAGTTGAATGTATGGGATGGTCGAGCTCGCATGAACCCCATGTATTGTTTGACAGAAGAGAGAGAGCACGTCGGATGTCGACCgcatctgcaaaaaaaaaaataaaaaaaataaaataaaataaaattgtgaaTCTGCATATGATGATGTGGATTCTTGTAGAATTATGGGCAATTGGGCATTAGTTGTTATTATGTTTTTCCTTATTTATTCCCTTTTTCATGTTAGTATTCAAGATTAAGTTGGAGTTACGAGAGTGATTCAAGTCGTTGTACTTCTtgcattttatttatttattcgcTTTTTCATGTTAGTATTCAAGATTAAGTTGGAGTTACGAATattcgcgggttcaacctgaaactgacccgttCAACCtaaattttttaattttctaatttttttccacaaattaatatattaaaatttactttaaaaacacaaatgtatataatacaattacatCTAATTTATAGAATTTAATGtgaatttctctttttaagttataattatggcataaaatacacacccaatTTAATCTATGACATAAAAATactgtaaaaaaatataatataaatgggttaaacgggtcaacacATCAACCTGACTGGATTGACCCGATcctgacccgtttagctaaattTTACATTTCTTTTTGGTttatacaactaactttaaaGTTTAAATCGGCGTAAAATATATACCCAACTTACATTTTTAGCGATTTTAGCTATAGGCGTAAAATACAAACCAACTTGCATTTTTAGTGATTTTAGCTATCAAATGACATTTTAATAACAAATTGTACCAGTTAATGCCAATTCAACTGGTAGCACagagtttttaaaaaaatctCACTTGTCATTTTAATGTATATGCATATGCCACAGGAAATCTGAAGTgaatttattaatttttttttcacagcaatttttctaaaaaaatcacTTTATCAAACTTGTAaaaaaacttataattttttttttcaataagcATGCCATCACATCTAGcatagagttaactgccattttcgtccttgtgATTTGTCCAATTATGCCAATCCagaccaaatttcaaatttgtacaaTTTCCGTACTTGACATTCTCGAAACATGTCAGTTCGGTCCCAAAAACTTAACGTCTGTTAAAACCTATTGTTTAATGAAGGGTAAAACCGTCATTTTCCTTTTTTACCCCCCTTCTAAAACCCTATTAATAGggtttaagaaaaaaataaaaaatgactTTTTTACCCTTCATTAAACAAAAGGTTTTAACAGACGTTAAGTTTTTGGACGGAACtggcatgtttcaagaatgtcagggatgaaaatggtacaaatttgaaatttggtctAGACTGGCATAATTGAACAAACCACATAGACGAAAATGATAGTCAACTCGGCAAAATAAGTTAAATCTGTTTGCTAAATCCGTTATAAAATTAAGTTGGTTCTATTTGGCGCCTAATTCAAAGTATGCCCTGCATAAATTTAACTAACGTACGGTTAGCAGTTTTTGAACTCGAACAAATTATTTTATAATCAAGTAGCGTATAATAGACACCAACCTTTTATATATAGAAACGTAAATTAACAATTAACTTACCTTGATCAAAAATCTCAGCTCGGGTACCCTTGGACGACGCTAACCTATCGCAAGCAAACGCTGACGTGTTCAGAGCATCCGGCAGCTGGACCCCACTAGAGTGAGTCATCGCATCCATTGATTCAGCAGCGTAAAATGACGAATAAGGGTCTGTTGCGTTATAACGTGTTGGATCATTTTGAGGTTTCCTACGACGGGCGTTATGGTCAGAGAGTCTTCTTCGGCAGCTTCGTTTATCCTCATCAAACTCTGACATACTCTGAAACCTGTAAAAAAAGAAATTATAGAACGTTATGTTCAAAGGTGGCAATTTGGATCCATTTACTTATGATTGAGTcgatttgagtttttttttttgaacggcaaaccatctatatatagatatagagCCAGTAAGAAACTGGGAGAAGAACAAATACAAACGAAAACAGAACAGAAACAGTTACAACATAATTGAAACATCGAAACTGATCCAGTCATCCCAAGACGGGACCGTGTTGTTGGCTCTGTGGGAGATCCAGACGAACGCATCTTCCTTGACATCTTCCACAGTCTTTTGAACCGTGATGAACTTGCCGTCGAACACCTTTTTGTTGCGAGCAATCCAAATTCTCCATATCGAGGCTAGAGCTACCATGTGAACGATTCTTTTCCATTTCTGCGAACCGGGGGTATTATGCAAGGACTCGAGCAGATCGCCTAGCGAGGTACATTCCGGTGGCATCGGAACTTTTATCCAGCGGAATATATTCCACCAAATACATCGTGCAAAGAGACATGAAACAAAAATATGGTCTGGGCTCTCCAATTCATACCCGCACCTGTCGCACATCAGATTTGGGAGGTGAACTCCTCTTGCCGCTAACCCGAGCTTCGACGCAACCCGCCCTTGTAACGCCCTCCAAGCTAGAAAGTTCGCCTTAGGAGTCGCCCAACTATTCCAAAAGAACAATTTATTTTCATCCACCCCTGCTCTCACTTCATTTAGCTCCATCCTTAGGCTTTTAGTAGAGAAATTGTGGCCTTCATTATTATCCCACTTCCAAACATCCCCTCCATGTTGAAAAACAAAATGTCCCAGTAGGttcatcaagtcccctgccatgGCCCATTCCTGATTGGAGGATGGATTTTTAGCCCACTCCCATCCCCAACAGGTAATATCTCCGACTGTGACAGCATAATCCGCGACCTTGCcgtttttatttttagctaaaCGATACAGGTTTGGAAAGAGGACCTTAAGCGCTGCTGACCCGGCCCAAACATCTTTCCAAAAGCTAGTTCCCATACCATTCTTTACCTCAACCCGGAGCCTATCTTGAATACTTATACCGATTCTCGCCAAAACGTCGTCCATGCCTCCTATATCCTTCCAAACGCCAGGAATCAACTTTTTTACCGGtatcatttttttattattttgggtGGAGTGGATAGCGTGAACCACTCTAGCCCAAAGGTGCGTGGGGTTATCCTTAAAACGCCACCACCATTTTAAAAGCATGGCATCGTTGAAGTCGCCTATACCGCCAATCCCCACACCACCAAGCTTTTTGTGTCTGAGCAACCTTTCCCATCGAACccatctaattttttttttccgaTTAGACCTTCCCCAAACGAAATCCCTACGGATGCCTTCCAGCTTCTTGACAATTGTTTTCGGAGCCTTGAAAAAGGAGAGGTAGTAAGAGGGAAGACTCCCTAGCACCGCTTTTGCAAGAGTCACTCTACCGGCGAAAGATAGGGAATTAGCTTTCCAAGACGACAAACGCCGGTTAAATTTGTCTATAATCGGTTGCCAAAATTTAATTCTTTTCATGTTGACCCCGATCGGGATACCAAGGTACATGAACGGAAGAGCTCCAATATCACAATTAAGGATGCTCGCCATTCTTCCTACCTCGTCTTCGTCCACACCTATGCCATGAAGTTGGCATTTACTATGGTTGACCTTTAGACCCGTCACTAGATAGATGCATCTCAGGAGCCTAGAAAG
This genomic stretch from Helianthus annuus cultivar XRQ/B chromosome 8, HanXRQr2.0-SUNRISE, whole genome shotgun sequence harbors:
- the LOC110871622 gene encoding squamosa promoter-binding-like protein 12 isoform X1; the protein is MDWSTKFEWDNLDIDGSCFNLSEVIGDSGGSVSDVGKQFVDKNKEGSVCSSEPFIGLKLGKRTYFENGYAKNNKVSSVFGVPVSSVVSSGKKVKQSGQSTLVSRCQVEGCNLDLSSAKEYHRKHKVCEGHSKSPKVIVAGLERRFCQQCSRFQSMSEFDEDKRSCRRRLSDHNARRRKPQNDPTRYNATDPYSSFYAAESMDAMTHSSGVQLPDALNTSAFACDRLASSKGTRAEIFDQDAVDIRRALSLLSNNTWGSCELDHPIHSTGPTMAQHELHTVHHGSHLSSQDYWQANQQPTDPHIQITKSPYENSFQFQHTG